One window of Triticum dicoccoides isolate Atlit2015 ecotype Zavitan chromosome 5A, WEW_v2.0, whole genome shotgun sequence genomic DNA carries:
- the LOC119300137 gene encoding uncharacterized protein LOC119300137 codes for MVVPDLNFTPPEEGNEEPEEESNNAGQNSGVQRQRNWLTDAQRYAAYMSLETLHKSRGGKFKRTDKKDVAAIFGAHVRVIQRIWETAMKQKGLGQEVDVSNKRKENCGRKSYDDILSLIPTIPLNKRSTIRSLAKALGVSPTTLYKKFKLNKIRRHSNRVKPVLTEKNKRDRVDFCLSMIDEATLGDVSPSFRSMHNIVHIDEKWFSMTKRKRNYYLLPDEEDPERPVKNSIGKVMFLTAVARPRFDEDGNMTFSGKIGVWPFVRVTAAAKKSKNREKGTLETKPVIVTRDVMREYIIQKVVPAIQALWPADDDGQPIFIQQDNARTHILPNDQAFAEAVDESGLDIRIMYQPPNSPDMNALDLGFFSSIQSLTDCKSPKTIPELIKGVQEEFDGYEVSKLNRVFITLQTCMVEVMKNGGANKYKIPHMNKDRLERLQLLPPMISVPPEVYAMALEMLGR; via the exons ATGGTAGTCCCAGATCTCAATTTCACTCCACCTGAAGAAGGCAACGAAGAACCTGAAGAAGAAAGCAACAATGCTGGTCAAAATTCAG GAGTACAAAGGCAAAGGAATTGGCTCACTGATGCGCAGAGATATGCCGCTTACATGTCCTTGGAAACCCTCCATAAGAGTAGAGGAGGCAAGTTCAAGAGAACTGATAAGAAGGACGTGGCTGCAATATTTGGAGCACATGTTCGAGTTATTCAAAGAATATGGGAGACGGCAATGAAACAGAAAGGCCTTGGTCAGGAGGTGGATGTTTCAAACAAAAGAAAGGAAAATTGTGGAAGAAAATCTTATGATGATATCCTATCTCTCATTCCGACAATTCCCTTAAACAAGAGGTCAACTATTCGATCTCTAGCCAAGGCACTAGGTGTAAGCCCTACTACACTATACAAGAAGTTCAAGTTGAATAAGATAAGGAGACACTCCAACAGGGTAAAGCCGGTACTGACAGAGAAAAATAAGAGAGATAGGGTGGATTTTTGCCTCTCTATGATAGATGAGGCAACATTAGGAGATGTAAGCCCAAGTTTCAGGAGTATGCATAATATTGTTCACATCGACGAAAAATGGTTCTCCATGACCAAGAGAAAGAGGAACTACTATCTGCTGCCTGACGAAGAGGACCCGGAAAGACCTGTCAAAAACTCGATTGGAAAAGTGATGTTTCTCACAGCGGTAGCAAGACCACGGTTTGATGAAGATGGGAACATGACATTCTCTGGAAAAATTGGGGTATGGCCATTCGTGAGAGTGACTGCAGCAGCAAAAAAAAGCAAGAACAGGGAAAAAGGGACATTGGAAACAAAGCCTGTCATAGTGACGAGGGATGTGATGAGAGAGTACATTATACAGAAGGTTGTGCCAGCGATTCAAGCATTGTGGCCTGCAGATGATGATGGACAACCCATTTTTATCCAGCAAGATAACGCGAGAACACATATCCTACCTAATGATCAAGCATTCGCAGAAGCTGTGGACGAAAGTGGCCTGGACATCAGAATAATGTATCAGCCTCCAAATTCTCCGGACATGAACGCCCTGGACCTTGGGTTCTTCAGCTCGATTCAGTCGCTAACAGACTGCAAAAGTCCGAAAACTATTCCAGAGCTGATTAAAGGTGTTCAAGAGGAGTTCGATGGATATGAAGTTTCAAAACTTAACAGAGTATTCATAACTCTGCAGACTTGCATGGTTGAAGTAATGAAGAATGGTGGAGCCAATAAATACAAAATCCCGCACATGAACAAGGATAGGCTAGAAAGGCTACAACTGCTACCGCCCATGATCTCAGTTCCTCCCGAAGTGTATGCAATGGCACTAGAGATGCTTGGACGCTGA
- the LOC119303360 gene encoding putative receptor-like protein kinase At4g00960, whose amino-acid sequence MDDAGSESTAVPLDLLLQITDGFSEERKLGSGSFGEVYLGVHPDGQKIAVKKIYDMPGVDEEQFHNEFKNLARLQHRNIVRLVGYCHHIQEVPAMYEGKLVLAEKIHRALCLEYMSNGSLEKYISDECDKYDWHTGYGIIKGICQGLKYLHTKLEPPIYHLDLKPANILLDENMVPRIADFGISRLFGDERTRATKSTLGTQGYLPPEYIRNYLISSKFDIFSLGVVIIKIMAGRAGYYKSAEMSSHEFTNLVQENWTNRPHETSSLMKAYSKQVKICIEIGLSCVQEDQHKRPTVKNIVDRLNETETECTYAYKKFDVQENPGGLTPNYFMNNGRPVSEVPLNNDAGPSKQARMAWQYPTDMTAQQGEF is encoded by the exons ATGGACGATGCAGGTTCAGAGTCAACGGCTGTGCCCCTCGATTTATTACTACAAATCACAGATGGTTTTTCCGAGGAGCGGAAACTTGGTAGTGGTTCGTTTGGAGAGGTTTACTTG GGTGTGCATCCAGACGGGCAAAAGATTGCTGTGAAGAAGATCTATGATATGCCCGGGGTTGACGAGGAGCAATTTCATAATGAGTTTAAGAACCTTGCAAGGCTGCAGCACCGAAATATTGTGCGGTTAGTTGGCTATTGCCACCATATTCAGGAAGTACCAGCAATGTACGAAGGAAAATTGGTTCTTGCGGAAAAGATACATAGGGCGCTCTGCTTGGAGTATATGTCTAATGGAAGCCTTGAAAAATATATTTCTG ATGAATGTGATAAATATGATTGGCACACAGGCTACGGAATAATTAAGGGGATTTGCCAGGGTTTGAAATACCTCCACACTAAATTAGAGCCACCTATTTATCATTTGGATTTAAAGCCAGCCAACATATTGCTGGATGAGAACATGGTTCCCAGAATTGCAGATTTTGGGATATCTAGGCTGTTTGGAGATGAACGAACGCGAGCTACAAAAAGTACTTTAGGAACACA AGGGTACTTACCGCCGGAATACATACGCAACTATTTAATCTCAAGTAAATTTGACATATTCAGCCTGGGTGTCGTCATCATAAAGATAATGGCAGGACGGGCGGGCTACTACAAAAGCGCTGAAATGTCTTCCCACGAATTCACTAATTTG GTACAGGAAAATTGGACAAATAGACCACATGAAACATCGAGTCTGATGAAGGCATATTCCAAGCAAGTAAAGATATGTATTGAAATAGGTTTAAGTTGTGTGCAGGAGGATCAACACAAAAGGCCAACTGTAAAGAATATTGTTGATAGACTGAATGAGACAGAAACTGAGTGTACCTATGCGTATAAGAAATTTGACGTGCAGGAGAACCCAGGGGGGCTCACCCCTAATTATTTCATGAACAATGGCCGCCCTGTCAGTGAAGTGCCTCTGAACAATGATGCAGGCCCTTCCAAACAAGCTAGAATGGCATGGCAATATCCTACAGACATGACTGCACAACAAGGTGaattttaa